The window ATGATTTCGATTTGGGTACAACTGTTCGATTTAGTGGAGGTAATAAAATATTTAATGCTACCAGAAGAGATTTAATGACATTGAATTTTAATAATAATTCAACAGAAATTTTGGGAAGATGGCAGAGTCCTTCAAATCCAGGAGATGGAATGACTCCGAAATTATTTTTTGCAGATAATACCCTTAGTAATTCTACAAGTAATGCTTCGTCGAGATTTTTGGAAGACGCTAGTTTTATTAAGTTTGATGTAATTAGTTTAGGATATAATTTTCCAAAGGAGGCTCTTAAGGCTATTGGTGTGAGAGGTTTGAGGGTTTATTTTCAGGCTCAAAATGCTTTTATCATTACTAAATATAAAGGATTGGACCCAGAGATGGAGACTGCTGGTGTAGATTTTAATGGGACACCTCGTCAGAGAGTACTTAGTATGGGCCTTAATGTTTCATTATAAATTAAGATAACAATGAAAAAAAATAATATAATAAAAAAAGGAGTATCAATTTTATCAATATCGTTATTAATGACAATGATGAACTCCTGCTCAGATAGAGAAACCCTAGACTTGCAGCCGTACAATAATGTCGATGAGAATTTAGCTTTTTCAACAGCAGGGAATGTTGATCTTTCTATAATGGGAGTTTATAATGCTGCGCAAAATGGAATTTATAAGACGAGCCCTGATGCTTCGAATACTCCTAGAGGGTATGTGTTTGGGGCGGCTTATGTAGAGCAGAATGATATGCGTGGAGAAGATATGGTGAATACGGCAACTTTTTACCAACTGACATATACGGCAACTTATGATGGTGGTTCACTTAATAATGTCCACTATTGGATGAATGCTTATGGGCTGATTAATAAAGCGAATATCGCAATAGAAGGCCTGAAAAAGGCAGGAAGTAGTGGTGTGATTACAGGAGTAGTTCGTGATAATTACTTGGGTGAGATGTATTTTTTACGAGCGTTGGCTCACTTGGAGTTATTAAAGCATTTTTCCAGACCCTATAATTTTACGTCTGGTGCAACTCATCCGGGAGTCCCTTATCGAGTAACGGCAATTACTAGTCCTGGTACAATTGATGAAGCTCTTAAAGTAGGTAGAGGAACAGTAGCGGAAACATATTCAAAAATTCTTGCTGATTTAGATATGGCAGAAACCTTGACGGTAAGTAGTGGTTCAAGAGTTGGAAATATCAAGATTACAAGAGCAACTAAAGAAGCTGCTATTGCATTGAAAGTTAGGGCTTACTTAAATATGAGAGATTGGTCAAAAGTCCTTACCGAGGGAGCGAAGTTAAATTCGGTTTATTCCCTTACTTCTTCTCCTAGTCAACCATTTATAAATAATTATAATAATTCAGAATCTATTTTTTCTATTGAGAATTCTGCAAATACAAATCCGGGGACTAACGCGGGACTAGCATCAATATATAATAATAGATCATTGGTGTGTATTAGTCCTATCATCTGGAGAAATCCCAGATGGTTAGCTGATGATAAAAGAAGAGAAGAAACAACAATGGTAAGAACTGCCTCTTCAGGAGTTAAATTTGTTAATAAGTATAAGGATGTTACTAATTTATCAGATGGGTCTCCAATCATGAGATATGCTGAAATTATTTTATCTATGGCGGAAGCTAATGCCAGACTAGGTAATACAGCGACGGCAATTACTCAGTTGAATCAAGTGAGAAACAGGTCATTAGCGACTCCGGCTACTCAGCAATATACGGCAGCTTCGTTTACTGATGCTACTTCTTTAGTAGATGCTATTATAACAGAAAGACGAATTGAATTTTTAGGAGAAGGGATGAGATGGGGAGATATCCACAGGTTACTATATGATGATTTGGTACCTACTCCCGGTATTCCTGCTAAGATGGCAAATGCTATGCCTACTGGAGCGTCTTTTACTTTAGGGACTCCATATACAGGACCATTGGGAGTTGCAATGATTCCTAAAACAGATTTCAGAGTTTTATGGCCGCTTCCTAACGAGGAAGTTGTGAATAATCCGACACTGGCGGCACAACAAAATCCGGGTTGGTAAAAAATGAATTTCCAAGATTGGTTTAAATAAAACAGTTTATTTATTTTGTGAAAAATATAAAATAAATGGCAAAATAAAGTCAAAAAATATTCTCAAAAGTAAGCTGGTTTAGACTGGTTTTTGGATATCATATATTAACAGATTTTTAATATTATTTTCACGGAGACTGCCTTTTTAGGCAGTCTTCCTGATTTTTATCAGGTTATTTTTCACGTTGTTTTACGAAAAATGACGCTTTTTTTTACTGATTTTGGACAAAAACCTGGGGTTGGTTATTTTATTTTTTTCGCTTATGTAAATGTTTATTGTTGATTTTTTTCATTTAATATTTTAAATTAATGTACATTAATTTTTATTTTGATTTTTTTTAAAATCCCACTAATGCTTAAAATGCTTTATTATTTGCTAAAATTTAAATTATAATTAAACTTTTTCTTTACTTTTTTTAGAGTTATTTGAGAATAACCCTTATCTGGTGGGTGGTTTTCAGGTTTTAATAAATTGATGGTGTTAATATTTATTAACATATTTGTCCCCTTGAATATATTAAAATCTGTTAATATGAATGTGAAGTTACATGTATTAAGTGCTGGAGCTTTGTTTTTTTTAGGACAAGCTGCCTATGCGCAAAAATCTAAGAATGATTCTATTCTGAAGGAGAATAAGATCGATGAGGTAATCGTTACTGGATATCAGAAGAAAAAAGCAGATGAAATTACCCAGGCTCAGGCCGTTGTAAGTGGAGATGCTATCAGAAGAAACTCTCCTACAACATCTATCGGAAACTCTTTACAGGGTAGAGCTTCAGGGGTATATGTACAAAGTGCTACAGGTCAGCCAGGTTCTGCCGCTACCATTATGGTAAGAGGGGTTGCTGGTGTTGGTGGTTCTTCTGAACCTACTTATGTAGTAAATGGTATGTACATGACTGCAAGACAGTTTAGTGCAATCAACCCTGCAGACGTAGAATCAATTTCTGTTCTTAAAGATGCGGCTGCTACGGCTCAATATGGTGCGAGAGGAGCAAACGGGGTAGTTGTAGTAACAACTAAAGCTGGAAAAGTTGGGAAAACTAACTATTCATTTGAAAGTAAATTTGGTTTCAGTGAAAAGCTGAAGGATAAAAACTTCACAATGATGAACGCCAGAGAGTTAATGAACTACCAGAATGAGTTAGGTTACTTAAAAGTAGTGCCAAGATCTCAGACGGAAATCGATGCTCTTGCTGCTTATGACCACAACTGGCAAAAAGATCTTTTGAGACCTTCAAGCATTCAATCTTATTTGTTTAGTGCACAGGGAGGATCCAGAGAAAGTACATTCTACTATTCATTAGGATATGATGCTGATAATGGTATTCTTAAAGATCTAGACGGACTTAAGAGATATACAGGTAACTTCGGGTTCACTAATAAACTGAGCGAAAAGTTAAACGTTGGAGTTAACCTTGGAGTTCAGTATCAGGTTACAGAAAACTTCAGAGACAGAAATAATACACAGAACCCATTTGCGGCAATGTATAAATATGCTCCTTACGAGCCAATTTATAACCCAGATGGAAGCTACAATCAGAAAATGAGAGCGGGTTCTAACACTGTAGAGCAGATCCGTAATAACAGATCTGAAGATCAGAGATTAAGAATCCCGGTAACTTTATTCGGAGAATATAAGATCACGAACGGATTGAAATTTAAAACGAATTTCAATGGGCTTTACGACTGGTATATGAATACCACGTGGATGAAAAAAGGATCTAACCTGGATTTAACTACGAACAAAGTTCCTACAGGTTCATTAGCGAAAAACTCATTCTATGCATTTAACTATACATGGAATAACTCATTAAACTATAAGAAATCATTCGGAAAACATAACTTTGACTTCTTAGGATTTATCGAATATAACGATAACTTCACTGAAACAGTGAATGCAAGTGCTTATGGATTAAAATCTACAAACCTTAGTGTTCCTTCTATCACGACTCCTTCAGACAGAAATACATTTACCGGATCTAAAATCAGAAATACCCTTTTCAGTTTAGCAGGTATGGTAAACTATGATTATGAAGGTAAATATTTAGCAACTGCATCATTAAGAAGAGATGCTTCTTCAAGATTTGGATCTAATAACAAGAGCGGAATCTTCTGGTCAGCAAGTGCTGCTTGGAATATTGCTAAAGAAGACTTCATGAAAGGTGGTTTCATCAATGACTTGAAACTTAGAGGTTCTTATGGTACAACCGGAAACGACGGTTCATTATCTGATTATTATAACGTAGCTAATGTTGGTTTCGATTTATACGGAAATAACGCCGCTTTATTTCCTGGAACTTATAACACTACCGAAAAAGTTTATATCATTGGTAACCAGAATCTGAAATGGGAATCTAATGCTGTAACCAACGCAGGGGTTGACTTTGTAATGTGGAAGAGAAGAATTCGTGGATCCGTAGAAGTTTACCAGAACAAGAGAAAAGATTTCGTACAATTAGTACCATTAGATAAGCAGGAAGGATCATATTACCAATATATCAATGCTGGTGATATGACTCAGAAAGGTCTTGAAGCTGAATTAAGTGTAGACGTGATGAGAAAGAAAGACTTCCAATGGACTGTACGTGCTAACATCTCTTTCCAGAAATCAACTCTTGATAAACTAGCAGACGGACAGACTGAAAGAAACCTAGGATATACTTATCTTAAAGTAGGTGAAACTCCATATGTATTCTATAATGTTAGATTTGCAGGAGTAAACCCAGATAATGGAAATGCTCAATATTACGATAAAGCAGGAAACATTACAGAAAAATACAGTGCTTCTGATGCTGTTGCACTTACAGATAAGTCTCCTTTCCCAACAAGCTTCGGAGGTTTTGGAACTACCCTTCAATATAAAGGATTTGACTTCAGTGCAGACTTCACATTCAAGTTAGGAGGTTATACATATAACAACATGTATTCTCTTGCTGTTGACCCAACCCAGGCTAAAGCGGGAAGAAACATGGCGCAGGCAGCTGCTAATATGTGGAGAACTCCAGGTGATACAGGGGTATTCCAAAGAGTAGACTCTAACGGTATGCGTGATTCTGATCAGTGGATTGAGAA of the Chryseobacterium capnotolerans genome contains:
- a CDS encoding RagB/SusD family nutrient uptake outer membrane protein; the protein is MTMMNSCSDRETLDLQPYNNVDENLAFSTAGNVDLSIMGVYNAAQNGIYKTSPDASNTPRGYVFGAAYVEQNDMRGEDMVNTATFYQLTYTATYDGGSLNNVHYWMNAYGLINKANIAIEGLKKAGSSGVITGVVRDNYLGEMYFLRALAHLELLKHFSRPYNFTSGATHPGVPYRVTAITSPGTIDEALKVGRGTVAETYSKILADLDMAETLTVSSGSRVGNIKITRATKEAAIALKVRAYLNMRDWSKVLTEGAKLNSVYSLTSSPSQPFINNYNNSESIFSIENSANTNPGTNAGLASIYNNRSLVCISPIIWRNPRWLADDKRREETTMVRTASSGVKFVNKYKDVTNLSDGSPIMRYAEIILSMAEANARLGNTATAITQLNQVRNRSLATPATQQYTAASFTDATSLVDAIITERRIEFLGEGMRWGDIHRLLYDDLVPTPGIPAKMANAMPTGASFTLGTPYTGPLGVAMIPKTDFRVLWPLPNEEVVNNPTLAAQQNPGW
- a CDS encoding SusC/RagA family TonB-linked outer membrane protein; its protein translation is MNVKLHVLSAGALFFLGQAAYAQKSKNDSILKENKIDEVIVTGYQKKKADEITQAQAVVSGDAIRRNSPTTSIGNSLQGRASGVYVQSATGQPGSAATIMVRGVAGVGGSSEPTYVVNGMYMTARQFSAINPADVESISVLKDAAATAQYGARGANGVVVVTTKAGKVGKTNYSFESKFGFSEKLKDKNFTMMNARELMNYQNELGYLKVVPRSQTEIDALAAYDHNWQKDLLRPSSIQSYLFSAQGGSRESTFYYSLGYDADNGILKDLDGLKRYTGNFGFTNKLSEKLNVGVNLGVQYQVTENFRDRNNTQNPFAAMYKYAPYEPIYNPDGSYNQKMRAGSNTVEQIRNNRSEDQRLRIPVTLFGEYKITNGLKFKTNFNGLYDWYMNTTWMKKGSNLDLTTNKVPTGSLAKNSFYAFNYTWNNSLNYKKSFGKHNFDFLGFIEYNDNFTETVNASAYGLKSTNLSVPSITTPSDRNTFTGSKIRNTLFSLAGMVNYDYEGKYLATASLRRDASSRFGSNNKSGIFWSASAAWNIAKEDFMKGGFINDLKLRGSYGTTGNDGSLSDYYNVANVGFDLYGNNAALFPGTYNTTEKVYIIGNQNLKWESNAVTNAGVDFVMWKRRIRGSVEVYQNKRKDFVQLVPLDKQEGSYYQYINAGDMTQKGLEAELSVDVMRKKDFQWTVRANISFQKSTLDKLADGQTERNLGYTYLKVGETPYVFYNVRFAGVNPDNGNAQYYDKAGNITEKYSASDAVALTDKSPFPTSFGGFGTTLQYKGFDFSADFTFKLGGYTYNNMYSLAVDPTQAKAGRNMAQAAANMWRTPGDTGVFQRVDSNGMRDSDQWIEKSDYLRLRSLTLGYTFDKKALGEDAPINKLRLFVQGQNLFTFTNFHGEPEISVGSAESASLFVPGSFNLYTYPAVRTIMVGMQLEF